Proteins from a genomic interval of Fusarium oxysporum Fo47 chromosome I, complete sequence:
- a CDS encoding cytochrome C1 family-domain-containing protein gives MLARSCLRSTRTFNGLRNGPSAVTKRAASSSSSAASDASATRLNLAAAASTTLALGSMAWYYHLYGPVAFAMTPAEEGLHATKYPWVHNKWFKTFDHQALRRGFQVYQEVCQSCHSLSRIPYRTLVGSVLTVDEAKALAEENEYPGEPDEQGEIQMRPGKLADYMLPPYKNEEAARFANNGALPPDLSLIIKARHGGCDYIFSLLTGYPEEPPAGVQVAPGMNFNPYFPGTGIAMARVLYDGLVEYEDGTPATTSQMAKDVVEFLNWAAEPEMDDRKRMGMKVLVVSASLWAVSVWVKRYKWAWLKSRKIAYDPPKEVKVRR, from the exons ATGCTTGCCAGGTCGTGTTTGCGCTCGACGCGCACCTTCAATGGCCTCCGGAACGGCCCTTCTGCTGTCACCAAG CGTGCCGCTTCCTCGAGCTCCAGCGCCGCCAGCGATGCCTCTGCCACCCGATTGAACCTGGCTGCCGCCGCCTCGACTACCCTCGCCCTCGGCTCCATGGCCTGGTACTATCACCTTTATGGACCTGTCGCCTTTGCTATGACTCCCGCTGAAGAGGG ACTTCACGCTACCAAGTACCCTTGGGTTCACAACAAGTGGTTCAAGACCTTCGACCACCAGGC TCTCCGCCGTGGTTTCCAGGTTTATCAGGAGGTCTGCCAGTCCTGCCACTCCCTCAGCCGAATCCCCTACCGAACTCTCGTTGGTTCCGTCTTGACCGTTGACGAGGCCAAGGCCCTTGCTGAGGAGAACGAGTACCCCGGTGAGCCCGATGAGCAGGGCGAGATCCAGATGCGTCCCGGAAAGCTGGCCGATTACATGCTTCCTCCTTACAAGAACGAGGAGGCTGCTCGATTTGCCAACAATGGTGCTCTTCCCCCGGATCTGTCTCTTATCATCAAGGCCCGTCACGGTGGCTGTGACTACATCTTCAGCTTGCTCACCGGCTACCCTGAAGAGCCCCCTGCTGGTGTTCAGGTCGCTCCCGGCATGAACTTCAACCCTTACTTCCCCGGTACCGGTATCGCCATGGCTCGTGTCCTTTACGACGGTCTCGTCGAGTACGAGGATGGTACTCCCGCCACCACCTCTCAGATGGCCAAGGATGTTGTCGAGTTCCTCAACTGGGCTGCCGAGCCCGAGATGGACGACCGAAAGCGAATGGGTATGAAGGTCCTTGTCGTCTCTGCCTCTCTGTGGGCCGTCAGTGTCTGGGTGAAGCGATACAAGTGGGCTTGGTTGAAGTCTAGAAAGATCGCCTACGACCCCCCTAAGGAGGTCAAGGTCCGCCGCTAA
- a CDS encoding Alpha/Beta hydrolase protein: MLNIEEIRALGNVHPEFEPIIRAHNPMLNGWDMNTDLESFREMMAQVKQYRPKSDAAALSYQTKDFKFPLRDGFEVDARSYMPDGDVPTDGLPGLVVFHGGGFITGDLDTEAGLCAEFTKLGGIAVNIDYRHAPEHVFPQAINDAFDATIWVSQNVDKLGINPSKGFIIGGTSSGADISLTISHLYREAETLHPLTGVYAPITSGVNDQTVPEKYKEYFISYEQNAKVPVFNAESMKFVHSKYRPDPKSPLAFPVAFPSHANLPKTYFQACGMDPVRDCSIVLEQVYKDEGVPTKIDIYPGLPHAFWAIFPELEISQKRERDTVEGLKWLLAV; this comes from the exons ATGCTTAACATTGAGGAAATTCGTGCCCTCGGAAATGTCCATCCAGAATTTGAGCCT ATCATCAGAGCTCATAACCCAATGCTTAACGGATGGGATATGAACACTGACCTGGAATCTTTTCGCGAAATGATGGCTCAGGTGAAACAGTATCGACCTAAATCTGACGCGGCCGCACTTTCATATCAGACTAAAGACTTCAAGTTTCCTCTGAGAGATGGCTTTGAAGTTGACGCCAGATCATACATGCCCGATGGTGATGTGCCGACTGACGGACTTCCTGGGCTTGTTGTCTTTCACGGTGGTGGCTTCATCACAGGTGATCTTGACACTGAAGCAGGACTATGTGCCGAGTTCACAAAGCTTGGAGGCATTGCTGTGAATATTGATTACCGCCATGCTCCCGAACATGTGTTCCCCCAAGCTATCAACGATGCCTTTGATGCTACTATTTGG GTATCTCAAAATGTGGACAAGCTTGGAATCAACCCGTCCAAAGGcttcatcattggtggtACCAGCTCAGGCGCCGACATCTCTCTGACCATCTCCCATCTTTATAGAGAAGCCGAGACCTTGCACCCTCTAACGGGTGTTTATGCTCCAATCACTTCTGGCGTGAATGATCAGACGGTCCCTGAAAAGTACAAGGAGTACTTCATCAGCTACGAGCAAAATGCCAAGGTCCCCGTGTTTAACGCAGAGTCGATGAAATTCGTTCACT CGAAATATAGACCTGACCCAAAGAGCCCTCTCGCATTTCCGGTTGCATTCCCCAGTCATGCAAACCTTCCCAAGACTTACTTCCAGGCCTGTGGAATGGACCCTGTCAGAGACTGCAGCATTGTGCTTGAGCAAGTCTACAAGGACGAGGGAGTACCTACAAAGATTGACATCTACCCGGGTCTGCCTCATGCGTTTTGGGCCATCTTTCCAGAACTTGAGATATCGCAGAAGCGTGAGCGAGATACTGTTGAGGGTCTAAAGTGGTTGCTGGCTGTTTAA
- a CDS encoding cytochrome C oxidase copper chaperone-domain-containing protein, translated as MDAAQTTISSPVGAAANVASPSTTAASKPKPCCVCKDEKAKRDECMLFSNAKDPAADCKSLIDQYRSCMSGFGYQV; from the exons ATGGACGCAGCTCAAACAACAATCT CTTCGCCCGTGGGCGCCGCCGCAAATGTTGCGTCCCCTTCCACCACAGCTGCTAGCAAGCCCAAG CCCTGCTGTGTGTGCAAGGACGAGAAGGCCAAGCGTGATGAGTGTATGCTCTTCTCTAACGCAAAAGATCCTGCCGCCGACTGCAAATCCCTAATCGACCAGTACCGATCATGCATGTCGGGATTTGGATACCAGGTGTAA
- a CDS encoding nucleophile aminohydrolase translates to MTSIGTGYDLLNSIFSPDGRNFQVEYAVKAVENGGTSIGIRAKDGVVLAIEKVVSSKLLKPGANKRIATIDSHVGAVSSGMVPDGRHFVDRARDEAQSWRQNFKTPIPTSDLASRMGGYLQAYTMYGSVRPFGITAIVGGYDTPEETPVDGEVGSGPKVGAGGKIEGKHGGPFLYMIEPSGMYWGYYGAATGKGRQAAKAELEKLDLPAGNITLEEAVKQAARIIYIAQKDNKDKDFELEMTWISGPDGPTKGRHVEVPKELREEAERLAKAEDEDDDDDDDNEDEDAKDDKMED, encoded by the exons ATG ACATCGATAGGCACGGGTTACGATTTGctcaactccatcttctcccCTGATGGACGCAACTTTCAGGTCGAATACGCAGTCAAGGCAGTAGAGAATGGCGGTACCTCGATCGGTATTCGAGCTAAGGATGGTGTTGTCCTAGCTATCGAGAAGGTCGTTTCATCCAAGCTCCTAAAACCCGGTGCCAACAAGCGCATTGCAACTATCGATAGCCACGTCGGAGCT GTATCTTCTGGTATGGTTCCTGATGGACGTCACTTCGTTGATCGCGCTCGCGACGAGGCCCAGAGCTGGCGACAGAACTTCAAGACCCCCATCCCCACATCCGATCTTGCCAGCCGCATGGGTGGCTACCTTCAGGCCTACACCATGTACGGATCAGTTCGACCATTTGGCATTACCGCCATCGTGGGCGGCTACGACACTCCCGAGGAGACCCCCGTCGATGGAGAGGTTGGCTCAGGACCCAAGGTTGGCGCTGGTGGCAAGATCGAGGGCAAGCACGGCGGTCCTTTCCTTTACATGATCGAGCCCAGCGGTATGTACTGGGGTTACTACGGAGCGGCTACAGGCAAGGGTCGAcaggctgccaaggctgagttggagaagcttgacctACCCGCTGGTAACATTACTCTGGAGGAAGCTGTGAAGCAGGCTGCGCGCATCATCTACATTGCGCAGAAGGATAACAAGGATAAGGATTTTGAGCTGGAGATGACCTGGATCAGTGGGCCTGACGGCCCTACCAAGGGACGACATGTTGAGGTGCCAAAGGAGCTACGAGAAGAGGCTGAGCGATTAGCAAAGgctgaggacgaggatgatgatgacgacgacgacaacgaagatgaggatgcaAAGGATGATAAGATGGAGGACTAG
- a CDS encoding HSP20-like chaperone encodes MSRQPNPFNNANFWDFVQHFDPNQATGRGVDHQTETPFPSFMAGFPFGSPAGPHPPHHPHPHGHGHGPRGPPPPPEADGFVWGPWFSGEGAPDSRIRNEQRQQANETQQATSSESHESDETMNVPDPEEVAPEENQCGARPEWAGRGRGRGRGGPRCGRGRGRGGFPHGPHHGSHHGPHHGPHPPPPPYGGPFDLSGLFRGWGNHPFFRNMREQFQENQNQEQDTNDSSDSSFNPPIDIFNTEKSYVIHVALPGAKKEDIGVNWDADRNLLKIAGVVHRPGDEAFLSTLSSGERKVGMFERNVALPPTGADERDEVDGLGITAKMEDGVLAITVPKAEKEWTEIHKIDIE; translated from the coding sequence ATGAGTCGACAACCAAACCCATTCAACAATGCAAACTTCTGGGACTTTGTTCAGCACTTTGACCCCAATCAAGCAACTGGCCGGGGAGTAGATCACCAGACTGAGACTCCATTTCCCTCTTTCATGGCGGGTTTCCCCTTTGGTTCGCCAGCTGGCCCTCACCCtcctcaccatcctcatccccaTGGGCATGGACATGGTCCACGAGGACCTCCTCCACCCCCTGAGGCTGACGGCTTCGTCTGGGGTCCTTGGTTCTCTGGCGAAGGTGCTCCCGACAGTCGAATCCGCAATGAGCAACGCCAGCAGGCAAACGAGACTCAGCAAGCTACCAGCAGTGAAAGTCACGAGTCTGACGAGACCATGAACGTCCCTGACCCCGAAGAAGTTGCTCCTGAAGAGAATCAGTGCGGAGCTCGGCCTGAATGGGCTGGGCGAGGCCGTGGCCGTGGCCGTGGAGGCCCTCGATGCGGTCGAGGTCGAGGCCGCGGTGGCTTCCCCCACGGTCCTCACCATGGTTCTCACCATGGTCCTCATCACGGCCCTCatcctccccctcccccctACGGTGGCCCCTTTGACCTTTCTGGCCTCTTCCGCGGATGGGGCAATCATCCTTTCTTTCGCAACATGCGCGAGCAGTTCCAAGagaaccagaaccaggaACAAGACACCAATGACTCATCCGACTCCTCCTTCAACCCACCtatcgacatcttcaacaccgAGAAGTCATATGTCATTCACGTCGCCCTCCCCGGCGCaaagaaggaggatattGGTGTGAACTGGGATGCCGACCGCAACCTTCTTAAGATCGCAGGCGTCGTCCACCGCCCTGGCGATGAAGCCTTCCTCAGCACTCTCAGCTCTGGCGAGCGCAAGGTCGGCATGTTTGAACGCAACGTAGCTCTGCCGCCCACGGGAGCAGATGAGCGCGACGAGGTTGACGGTCTGGGCATCACCGCCAAGATGGAGGACGGTGTCTTGGCTATTACTGTGcccaaggctgagaaagaGTGGACTGAGATCCACAAGATCGATATTGAGTAA
- a CDS encoding GTPase-activating protein RNA1 — protein sequence MASSDKIFSLEGKGLKLDTAEDLEPHIAPLRSADVEEVRILGNTLGVGACKLLGEVLATKKNLRVANFADIFTGRLLSEIPDAISSLLTSVLNLPKLNTINLNDNAFGLNVQAPLVAFLAAHVPLQHLYLNNNGMGPHAGILIADALSELHSKKEAARKEGKEVPDLETVICGRNRLENGSMTAWAKAYKLHNKIKVIKMVQNGIRQEGISHLLAEGLSHASKLEVLDLQDNTFTVTGARALSKVVANWTSLQELGVGDSLLGAKGGVLVAAALAKGKNAKLETLRLQYNEITSKGIKAFATAAKDGLPALKRIEINGNILTEDDESIPVLQELLEERKEKFGGDIVNEDDWGVDELEDLEEPDSDAEEEEEEEEEIEPEDRAEKLIKEAEEAQEEPVIPVKDKEVDELAKKLEKTGI from the exons ATGGCTTCTTCCGATAAGATCTTTTCCCTCGAGGGAAAGGGCCTCAAGCTCGACACTGCTGAGGATCTCGAGCCTCATATTGCCCCTCTTCGATCCGCAGACGTCGAAGAAGTTCGTATTTTGGGTAACACTCTGGGTGTTGGCGCCTGTAAGCTTCTTGGTGAGGTTCTTGCGACCAAGAAGAACCTGAGA GTCGCAAACTTCGCCGATATCTTCACCGGCCGACTCCTGAGCGAGATCCCTGACGCTATATCTTCGCTGCTCACCTCCGTCCTCAACCTTCCCAAGCTCAACACTATCAACTTGAACGACAATGCCTTTGGTTTGAATGTCCAAGCGCCTCTCGTGGCCTTCTTAGCCGCCCACGTGCCACTGCAGCACCTTTACCTGAACAACAACGGCATGGGCCCTCACGCTGGTATACTCATCGCTGATGCGCTCTCCGAGCTTCActccaagaaggaggctgcgcgaaaggaaggaaaggaaGTTCCCGATCTCGAGACTGTTATTTGCGGCCGAAACCGATTGGAGAATGGAAGTATGACGGCGTGGGCAAAGGCCTACAAGCTGCACAACAAGATCAAAGTGATCAAGATGGTCCAGAACGGTATTCGACAAGAAGGTATCTCCCACCTTCTCGCCGAAGGTCTCAGCCACGCTTCCAAACTCGAGGTCCTCGACCTGCAGGACAACACTTTCACCGTCACTGGGGCCCGAGCTCTGTCAAAGGTTGTTGCCAACTGGACCTCACTCCAGGAGTTGGGAGTTGGTGACTCCCTGCTTGGTGCCAAGGGTGGTGTCCTCGTGGCAGCTGCTCTGGCTAAGGGCAAGAATGCTAAACTCGAGACCCTGCGCCTGCAATATAACGAAATCACCTCCAAGGGTATCAAGGCCTTCGCCACTGCTGCCAAGGATGGTCTTCCTGCTTTGAAGCGAATTGAAATCAATGGCAACATTCTCACAGAGGACGACGAGTCGATTCCCGTCCTTCAggagcttctcgaggagCGCAAGGAGAAGTTCGGTGGTGATATCGTCAACGAGGATGATTGGGGTGTTGACGAGCTGGAGGACCTCGAGGAGCCAGATAGTGAcgcggaggaagaggaagaggaggaagaggagatcGAGCCTGAGGACCGAGCCGAGAAGTTGATcaaggaggccgaggaggCTCAAGAGGAACCTGTTATTCctgtcaaggacaaggaggtGGATGAGTTGGcaaagaagctcgagaagactGGAATTTAA
- a CDS encoding chaperonin Cpn60/TCP-1 family: MSAPVAAPAPAAGGSSNATFRDKEKPMAVRSSNIVAARAVADAIRTSLGPRGMDKMIRGGKGETIITNDGNTMLKSMSVMHPTAKMLVNLSGAQDVEAGDGTTSVVVICGSLLGAADRLLSKGIHPSVISESFQRAAAAAVEVLHDMSLPITLSDTSSLLQAANTSLSSKIVSQYSNLLGPMAVNSVTKTIDLKTADNVDLKNIRIVKRVGGTIEDSELVDGLVLTQPVLKNAGGPARMEKARIGLIQFQLSPPKPDMENTIQVNDYRQMDKIVKEERLYLLNMAKKIKKAKCNVLFIQKSILRDAVNDLSLHFLAKLGILAVKDIERDEVEFICKSTGCKPIADIDSFTEDKLGYADLVEEVQSSGSRMVKVTGTKSVGKTVSVVVRGANSLILEEAERSLHDALCVVRCLVKKKALIAGGGAPEIEIAAQLSKQARSLTGTEAICWKAFADALEVIPTTLAENAGLNSIKVVTELRHRHEMGEKNAGVSIKSGGVNTNISKENVLQPLLVSTSAIELAAETVKMILRIDDIALTR, encoded by the exons ATGTCTGCCCCGGTCGCAGCTCCAGCCCCTGCAGCGGGAGGCTCTAGCAATGCTACTTTCCGA GATAAGGAGAAGCCCATGGCGGTGCGCTCCTCGAACATTGTCGCCGCTAGAG CTGTCGCGGACGCTATCCGAACCTCTCTCGGTCCCCGAGGAATGGACAAGATGATTCGAGGTGGAAAGGGCGAGACCATTATCACAAACGATGGAAATACTATGCTCAAGAGCATGTCTGTCATGCATCCCACAGCAAAGATGCTTGTCAACCTTTCTGGTGCCCAGGAtgttgaagctggtgatggtACAACATCTGTTGTCGTCATCTGCGGAAGTCTTCTCGGTGCTGCCGACCGACTTCTCTCCAAGGGCATCCACCCTTCCGTCATCTCCGAGTCCTTCCAACGAGCTGCCGCTGCTGCCGTCGAGGTCCTACACGATATGTCCCTCCCAATCACTCTGAGCGATACTTCCTCGTTACTGCAAGCTGCCAACACCTCTCTGTCGTCCAAGATTGTCTCCCAATATTCGAATTTGCTTGGACCCATGGCGGTGAACTCAGTGACTAAGACCATCGACCTAAAGACCGCCGATAACGTCGATCTTAAGAACATTCGAATTGTCAAGCGAGTTGGTGGAACGATTGAAGATAGTGAACTTGTTGATGGTCTCGTCCTTACCCAGCCTGTGCTCAAGAACGCTGGTGGTCCGGCCCGTATGGAGAAGGCTCGAATTGGTCTCATCCAATTCCAGCTGAGCCCCCCCAAGCCTGAT ATGGAGAATACTATCCAGGTCAACGACTACCGACAAATGGACAAGATCGTTAAGGAGGAGCGATTATACCTCCTGaacatggccaagaagattAAGAAGGCGAAGTGCAACGTTCTGTTCATTCAGAAATCCATCTTGCGAGATGCTGTCAACGATCTATCGCTACACTTCCTGGCTAAGCTTGGTATCCTTGCTGTTAAGGACATCGAGCGCGATGAGGTCGAATTCATCTGCAAGTCAACTGGCTGTAAACCCATCGCTGATATTGATTCTTTCACCGAGGATAAGCTGGGCTATGCGGACCTGGTTGAGGAAGTTCAGTCTTCTGGATCGCGCATGGTCAAGGTTACCGGCACCAAGTCTGTCGGCAAGACCGTTTCCGTGGTTGTACGAGGCGCCAACTCTCTGATCCTTGAGGAGGCCGAGCGAAGTCTGCACGATGCTCTTTGTGTGGTACGATGcttggtcaagaagaaggctctCATCGCCGGTGGTGGTGCCCCTGAGATTGAAATTGCTGCACAGCTGTCCAAGCAAGCGCGCAGCTTGACAGGCACCGAGGCCATCTGCTGGAAGGCCTTTGCGGATGCTCTTGAGGTGATCCCCACCACACTGGCCGAGAACGCGGGTCTCAACAGTATCAAGGTGGTGACGGAGCTACGACACCGACACGAGATGGGCGAGAAGAATGCAGGAGTCAGTATCAAGTCCGGAGgagtcaacaccaacattTCCAAGGAGAATGTGTTgcagcctcttcttgttAGCACAAGCGCGATCGAGCTGGCGGCTGAGACAGTCAAGATGATTCTGAGGATAGACGACATTGCTTTGACCCGATAG
- a CDS encoding P-loop containing nucleoside triphosphate hydrolase protein, translating into MPSATGSNWEKYQKNFADDEIEEKKITPLTDEDIQVLKTYGAAPYGTSIKKLEKQIKEKQQSVDEKIGVKESDTGLAPPHLWDVAADRQRMSEEQPFQVARCTKIIADEKGDEAKSKYVINVKQIAKFVVQLGERVSPTDIEEGMRVGVDRNKYQIMLPLPPKIDASVTMMTVEEKPDVTYGDVGGCKEQVEKLREVVEMPLLSPERFVNLGIDPPKGALLYGPPGTGKTLCARAVANRTDATFIRVIGSELVQKYVGEGARMVRELFEMARTKKACIIFFDEIDAIGGARFDDGAGGDNEVQRTMLELITQLDGFDARGNIKVMFATNRPSTLDPALMRPGRIDRKIEFSLPDLEGRANILRIHAKSMSVERDIRWELISRLCPNATGAELRSVCTEAGMYAIRARRKVASEKDFLSAVDKVIKGNLKFNSTATYMQYN; encoded by the exons ATG CCTTCCGCAACCGGCTCCAACTGGGAAAAGTACCAGAAGAACTTTGCCGACGATGAGAtagaggagaagaagattacACCTCTAACAGACGA GGATATTCAGGTTCTCAAGACGTACGGTGCCGCGCCTTATGGTACATctatcaagaagctcgagaagcagatcaaggagaagcaacaaagtgtcgatgagaagatcGGCGTCAAG GAATCCGACACAGGACTCGCGCCCCCCCATCTATGGGATGTCGCCGCCGACCGTCAGCGAATGTCTGAAGAGCAACCTTTCCAGGTGGCACGTTGCACGAAAATCATAGCTGACGAGAAGGGCGATGAGGCCAAGAGCAAATATGTGATCAACGTCAAGCAAATCGCAAAATTCGTTGTCCAGCTTGGAGAGCGCGTCAGTCCTACCGACATCGAAGAAGGTATGCGCGTGGGTGTCGACAGGAACAAGTACCAAATTATGCTTCCCCTACCGCCCAAAATCGATGCGAGCGTTACGATGATGACGGTGGAGGAGAAGCCCGATGTCACCTACGGCGATGTTGGTGGTTGTAAGGAGCAGGTTGAGAAGCTACGGGAAGTTGTTGAAATGCCTCTACTGTCTCCTGAGCGCTTCGTCAACCTCGGTATTGATCCTCCCAAGGGGGCTCTGCTCTACGGTCCTCCTGGTACCGGAAAGACCCTCTGTGCCCGAGCTGTTGCCAACCGAACAGACGCCACCTTCATCCGAGTTATTGGTAGTGAGCTGGTTCAGAAATATGTCGGCGAGGGCGCAAGGATGGTTCGAGAGCTGTTCGAGATGGCCCGTACAAAGAAGGCATGCATCATTTTCTTCGACGAGATCGACGCCATCGGTGGTGCTCGATTTGACGATGGTGCTGGTGGAGACAACGAGGTTCAGCGAACTATGCTGGAGCTTATTACGCAGCTTGACGGTTTCGACGCTCGTGGAAACATCAAGGTCATGTTCGCCACCAACAGGCCCTCTACATTGGATCCTGCCCTCATGCGACCCGGTCGTATCGATCGAAAGATCGAGTTCTCACTGCCCGATCTTGAGGGCCGTGCTAACATTTTGCGCATCCACGCTAAATCCATGTCGGTTGAGCGGGACATCCGGTGGGAGCTCATCTCTCGTCTCTGCCCCAATGCAACGGGTGCTGAGCTGCGTAGTGTTTGCACTGAGGCCGGCATGTATGCCATTCGCGCAAGGAGAAAGGTTGCATCCGAGAAGGACTTCCTCAGTGCAGTTGACAAAGTCATCAAGGGTAACCTTAAGTTCAACTCGACGGCGACGTATATGCAGTACAACTAG